A region of Patescibacteria group bacterium DNA encodes the following proteins:
- a CDS encoding RidA family protein has translation MKQVISSGNAPKAVGPYSQGIKSGEFLFLSGQIPLRPDGSLVEGDIEAQAAQVLENIKALLSEAGMGFQNVVKSTMFLADLADFQKANEVYAKYFTEPYPARVTIQVAGIPKGARIEIEVTAKA, from the coding sequence ATGAAACAAGTAATCAGTTCCGGCAACGCGCCAAAAGCCGTTGGGCCGTATTCGCAAGGGATAAAATCCGGAGAATTTTTATTTCTTTCGGGGCAAATTCCTCTAAGGCCGGACGGAAGCCTTGTGGAAGGCGATATCGAAGCGCAGGCCGCGCAAGTTTTAGAGAACATAAAAGCTCTTTTGTCCGAGGCCGGAATGGGCTTTCAAAACGTGGTAAAGTCCACCATGTTCTTAGCCGACCTGGCCGATTTCCAGAAAGCTAACGAAGTTTACGCCAAGTATTTTACCGAGCCTTATCCGGCCCGGGTTACAATTCAAGTTGCCGGGATTCCTAAAGGCGCAAGGATTGAAATTGAAGTAACGGCCAAGGCCTAG